Proteins encoded in a region of the Anopheles aquasalis chromosome 2, idAnoAquaMG_Q_19, whole genome shotgun sequence genome:
- the LOC126575009 gene encoding transient receptor potential cation channel protein painless-like, whose protein sequence is MNSQTIIDLNPNIPQHDLAEILKQNDLETLKEALRNGGNVNERDPNAEYSIFEQACLTPGRKDFIAACIDNGALVAEINPKTNEYPIHLAALSEDCENLSALLEGPRIVIDQKFEDRTALFLLFEKLSGDNYEKVFECIKLLLSHGANINATNQNDVSPIQMLAMKNENWRKDILEYCFNNHYGINVDFRNQKARKLIEKNFPDVTIPHYDMENITVEVLKSKLLASVEEDFLEVFRKFGAQTGALADNDFKDLFSLAVYHVKLEAAKMLVEPKMNNGMLPDASLLLSGLLAKCCNRGNVDMLQWLLSIIPKNEIGLINEDALLSLLVKQIDVSKDKNKCPYFKIMKLLLEDGRIDIDKPDSTTKRTALHYAVKYKIDHAQQLLLAKGTSVSVEDMFSELPISDMDPFLLEKHLDSCVSSNDRKPGDDDYEVKIDLANFVPPAPSANYLDYEMLPILHMAQQSDMKHLLRHPVISSLLLLKWFKLKMFFYANLLVCSLFFVTFIFYVVFWHGRDDILAKWTFYGLSLFLHLCLILRELFQILLNMQMYVRSAENYMEIALIVGAALVLWFNLIEVYRQVISALVIIMIAFELTLLIGTLPRLSITTYVVMLKTVSKNFLKCLGLFSILLFAFVFSFYTLFRESDYRQPTDTSHAHVFNKFHNISLAFIKVAAMMIGELEASNFEFNDFNWIVFALFLFFVPLVLNSLINGLAISDITKIKAESEITALTEKVFMIHKHGNGSKAPEWFRKHLPRIRNTVSLPHIVIKPNKSNAIWMPAPVERGLLVPKAESDGPTESESRRMLTGTDEPHSGKWVEFSHGMDGKIVKHALNILYPPKRNRAEC, encoded by the exons ATGAACTCCCAAACAATAATTGATTTGAACCCGAATATCCCGCAA CATGACCTTGCTGAAATTCTGAAGCAGAATGATTTAGAGACTCTCAAAGAAGCTCTTCGCAATGGAGGCAATGTGAATGAACGAGATCCAAACGCTGAGTATTCAATCTTCGAGCAAGCCTGTTTGACAcccggaaggaaggattttATCGCAGCTTGTATAGATAATGGTGCTCTTGTAGCAGAG aTCAATCCAAAGACCAACGAATATCCCATTCACTTAGCAGCGCTGTCCGAAGACTGTGAGAACTTGTCCGCGCTGCTCGAGGGCCCTCGTATAGTGATCGATCAGAAGTTTGAAGATCGTACCGCGTTGTTTCTGCTGTTCGAAAAGCTATCTGGAGATAATTATGAAAAAGTGTTTGAGTGCATTAAGCTGCTGTTGAGTCATGGTGCCAACATTAATGCAACTAACCAAAATGACGTGTCACCAATACAGATGCttgcgatgaaaaatgaaaactggCGCAAAGATATTCTCGAATACTGTTTCAACAACCACTATGGCATTAACGTGGACTTCCGCAACCAAAAAGCGCGGAAATTGATCGAAAAGAATTTCCCTGACGTCACCATCCCACATTATGACATGGAGAACATAACGGTTGAGGTTCTCAAAAGCAAGCTGTTGGCTAGTGTGGAAGAAGATTTCCTAGAAGTGTTCCGAAAGTTCGGTGCCCAAACAGGGGCACTTGCTGATAATGATTTCAAGGATTTGTTCTCGTTGGCGGTGTACCATGTAAAGCTGGAGGCTGCTAAAATGCTAGTTGAACCGAAGATGAACAACGGAATGTTGCCCGATGCGTCTTTACTACTCTCAGGACTCTTGGCCAAATGCTGTAACCGTGGCAATGTCGATATGCTGCAGTGGCTGCTGAGCATTATTCCGAAGAATGAAATTGGTTTGATTAACGAGGATGCGTTGCTGTCTCTACTGGTGAAACAGATCGATGTGTCCAAAGATAAGAATAAGTGTCCTTACTTCAAAATCATGAAACTGCTGCTTGAGGACGGGAGGATCGACATCGATAAGCcggacagcaccaccaaacggaCTGCTCTACATTATGCGGTGAAGTACAAGATCGACCATGCGCAACAGCTATTGCTGGCTAAGGGAACCAGCGTAAGTGTTGAGGACATGTTCTCCGAGTTGCCAATCTCTGACATGGATCCCTTCCTGCTGGAAAAGCATCTCGACTCGTGTGTgtcatcgaacgatcgaaaaccGGGAGATGATGACTACGAAGTGAAGATAGACTTGGCGAATTTCGTCCCACCAGCTCCCAGCGCAAACTATTTGGACTATGAAATGTTGCCAATACTTCATATGGCGCAACAATCTGACATGAAGCATCTACTACGACATCCAGTGATATccagtttgttgttgctgaagtgGTTCAAGCTGAAAATGTTCTTCTACGCTAATTTGCTGgtttgttcgttgtttttcGTGACCTTCATCTTCTATGTGGTGTTCTGGCATGGAAGAGATGATATTTTAGCTAAATGGACCTTCTACGGCCTGTCCTTATTTCTTCACCTCTGTTTGATACTAAGGGAACTGTTCCAGATTTTATTAAACATGCAAATGTACGTACGATCTGCAGAAAATTATATGGAGATTGCCTTGATAGTTGGAGCTGCTTTGGTATTGTGGTTCAATCTCATCGAAGTATATCGACAAGTTATCTCGGCTCTGGTTATAATCATGATTGCTTTTGAATTAACATTGCTGATAGGAACGCTTCCCCGATTATCTATCACAACTTATGTGGTGATGCTGAAGACGGTTTCTAAAAATTTCTTGAAATGCCTGGGACTGTTTTCGATCCTTCTTTTTGCATTCGTCTTCAGCTTTTATACATTATTTCGCGAAAGTGATTACAGGCAGCCGACCGATACCAGTCATGCAcatgttttcaataaattccaCAACATTTCCCTAGCTTTTATAAAGGTAGCAGCTATGATGATAG GAGAGCTTGAGGCGTCCAACTTTGAATTCAACGACTTCAACTGGATTGTGTTTGcacttttcctgttttttgtcCCATTAGTACTGAACAGTCTGATCAATGGTCTCGCAATTAGTGATATAACG AAGATCAAGGCCGAATCAGAAATAACAGCCCTTACAGAGAAAGTGTTCATGATTCACAAGCACGGAAACGGCAGTAAGGCGCCTGAGTGGTTTAGAAAACA TTTGCCTCGGATCCGGAACACCGTGTCGCTTCCACACATTGTTATCAAGCCAAACAAATCGAATG